A region from the Acyrthosiphon pisum isolate AL4f chromosome A1, pea_aphid_22Mar2018_4r6ur, whole genome shotgun sequence genome encodes:
- the LOC100165747 gene encoding delta-1-pyrroline-5-carboxylate dehydrogenase, mitochondrial isoform X3: protein MLSNANRFSSATLKGFQSLCCRSIGSLSLPKIKDFTVENEPLLEYMPGSKERKEIEAELKRLSNNVEDVPIIIGNEKFKTKDVRYQVMPHNHSKKIAKFYYASSDLVAKAIKVATEAQTKWDTVPLEEKIRIWLKAADLMATKYRMKLNAATMLGQSKTVIQAEIDASAELIDFIKLNAFFAKELTKYQPISENKNVTLNSLRYRGLDGFVAAVSPFNFTAIGGNLAYTPALMGCSVLWKPSDTALLSNWVIYEIMTEAGVPPGVVNFIPADGPVFGDTITASPHLSGINFTGSVPTFNRLWTQVGKNINSYVNFPRLIGECGGKNYHFVHPTADVTSVVTGTIRSSFEYCGQKCSACSRLYVPQSLWPKIKEGLLELRNKLKIGDVNEFDSFASAVIDDKAFNRITGYIEHAKKSQNLEIIGGGQYDNSKGYFIQPTIVETKDPLDKIMTEEIFGPLLTVYVYKDSEVDKTVDLVISSTPYALTGAVFAQDKNFLKKSLETLKYSAGNFYLNDKSTGSVVGQQPFGGSRMSGNLEKTGGPHYVLRWTSPQSVKETFVPLTEWKYPYMD, encoded by the exons cttaTGTTGCCGAAGCATTGGATCCCTTTCACTGCCTAAAATTAAAGACTTCACTGTAGAAAACGAACCACTTTTAG agtaCATGCCTGGCAGCAAAGAACGCAAAGAAATCGAAGCAGAATTAAAACGTTTGTCTAATAATGTGGAAGATGTTCctattattattggtaatgAAAAATTTAAGACAAAAGATGTTAGATATCAAGTTATG CCACACAATCACAGCAAGAAAATCGCAAAATTTTACTATGCATCATCa GATTTAGTAGCAAAGGCAATTAAAGTTGCTACTGAAGCTCAAACAAAATGGGATACTGTGCCTTTGGaagaaaaaataagaatttggcTTAAGGCTGCTGACTTGATGGCGACAAAATATAGAATGAAATTGAATGCAGCTACTATGCTTGGTCAGTCAAAAACAGTTATACAAGCTGAAATTGATGCATCTGCTGAATTAATAGATTTTATCAA gttaaatgcattttttgctaaggaattgacaaaatatcaaccaattagtgaaaataaaaatgtcacatTAAATAGTTTGCGTTATAGAGGCCTTGATGGATTTGTCGCTGCTGTGTCTCCTTTTAATTTTACTGCAATTGGTGGGAATTTAGCGTACACTCCTGCTTTAATG ggATGTTCTGTTTTATGGAAACCTTCAGATACAGCTTTGTTATCAAACTGGGTTATTTACGAAATCATGACTGAAGCAGGAGTTCCACCTGGTGTAGTTAATTTTATCCCAGCAGACGGTCCTGTATTCGGTGATACTATTACTGCATCTCCACATTTATCGGGTATCAACTTTACTGGATCTGTTCC GACTTTTAATCGACTATGGACCcaagttggaaaaaatattaatagctaTGTTAACTTTCCAAGATTGATTGGAGAATGTGGTGGTAAGAATTATCATTTTGTACATCCGACAGCTGATGTGACATCTGTTGTTACCGGCACTATTCGATCTTCATTTGAATATTGTGGTCAGAAGTGTTCCGCTTGTTCCAGACTATACGTTCCTCAATCTTTATGGCCtaaa atTAAAGAAGGACTACTGGAACTTCGTAATAAGTTGAAAATTGGGGATGTTAATGAATTTGATTCATTTGCTTCAGCAGTTATTGATGATAAAGCGTTTAATCGTATTACTGGATATATTGAACATGCCAAGAAGTCTCAAAATTTGGAAATAATTGGTGGAGGACAGTACGACAacag tAAAGGATATTTTATACAGCCAACTATAGTTGAGACTAAGGATCctttagataaaattatgacTGAAGAAATTTTTGGGCCCCTATTGACTGTTTATGTTTATAAAGATTCAGAAGTTGATAAAACAGTTGATCTCGTTATTAGTTCTACACCTTATGCATTGACTGGAGCTGTATTCGCTCAGGAcaa gaactttttaaaaaaatctcttgaaacattaaaatactCAGCTGGTAATTTTTACCTAAATGATAAGTCTACAGGCTCCGTAGTAGGACAACAACCATTCGGCGGAAGTAGAATGTCAGGTAATTtgga AAAGACTGGTGGTCCACATTATGTTCTACGATGGACGTCACCTCAATCTGTTAAAGAAACATTTGTTCCGTTGACCGAATGGAAATATCCTTACATGGATTAA
- the LOC100165747 gene encoding delta-1-pyrroline-5-carboxylate dehydrogenase, mitochondrial isoform X1, producing the protein MLSNANRFSSATLKGFQSLCCRSIGSLSLPKIKDFTVENEPLLEYMPGSKERKEIEAELKRLSNNVEDVPIIIGNEKFKTKDVRYQVMPHNHSKKIAKFYYASSDLVAKAIKVATEAQTKWDTVPLEEKIRIWLKAADLMATKYRMKLNAATMLGQSKTVIQAEIDASAELIDFIKLNAFFAKELTKYQPISENKNVTLNSLRYRGLDGFVAAVSPFNFTAIGGNLAYTPALMGCSVLWKPSDTALLSNWVIYEIMTEAGVPPGVVNFIPADGPVFGDTITASPHLSGINFTGSVPTFNRLWTQVGKNINSYVNFPRLIGECGGKNYHFVHPTADVTSVVTGTIRSSFEYCGQKCSACSRLYVPQSLWPKIKEGLLELRNKLKIGDVNEFDSFASAVIDDKAFNRITGYIEHAKKSQNLEIIGGGQYDNSKGYFIQPTIVETKDPLDKIMTEEIFGPLLTVYVYKDSEVDKTVDLVISSTPYALTGAVFAQDKNFLKKSLETLKYSAGNFYLNDKSTGSVVGQQPFGGSRMSGTNRQRLVVHIMFYDGRHLNLLKKHLFR; encoded by the exons cttaTGTTGCCGAAGCATTGGATCCCTTTCACTGCCTAAAATTAAAGACTTCACTGTAGAAAACGAACCACTTTTAG agtaCATGCCTGGCAGCAAAGAACGCAAAGAAATCGAAGCAGAATTAAAACGTTTGTCTAATAATGTGGAAGATGTTCctattattattggtaatgAAAAATTTAAGACAAAAGATGTTAGATATCAAGTTATG CCACACAATCACAGCAAGAAAATCGCAAAATTTTACTATGCATCATCa GATTTAGTAGCAAAGGCAATTAAAGTTGCTACTGAAGCTCAAACAAAATGGGATACTGTGCCTTTGGaagaaaaaataagaatttggcTTAAGGCTGCTGACTTGATGGCGACAAAATATAGAATGAAATTGAATGCAGCTACTATGCTTGGTCAGTCAAAAACAGTTATACAAGCTGAAATTGATGCATCTGCTGAATTAATAGATTTTATCAA gttaaatgcattttttgctaaggaattgacaaaatatcaaccaattagtgaaaataaaaatgtcacatTAAATAGTTTGCGTTATAGAGGCCTTGATGGATTTGTCGCTGCTGTGTCTCCTTTTAATTTTACTGCAATTGGTGGGAATTTAGCGTACACTCCTGCTTTAATG ggATGTTCTGTTTTATGGAAACCTTCAGATACAGCTTTGTTATCAAACTGGGTTATTTACGAAATCATGACTGAAGCAGGAGTTCCACCTGGTGTAGTTAATTTTATCCCAGCAGACGGTCCTGTATTCGGTGATACTATTACTGCATCTCCACATTTATCGGGTATCAACTTTACTGGATCTGTTCC GACTTTTAATCGACTATGGACCcaagttggaaaaaatattaatagctaTGTTAACTTTCCAAGATTGATTGGAGAATGTGGTGGTAAGAATTATCATTTTGTACATCCGACAGCTGATGTGACATCTGTTGTTACCGGCACTATTCGATCTTCATTTGAATATTGTGGTCAGAAGTGTTCCGCTTGTTCCAGACTATACGTTCCTCAATCTTTATGGCCtaaa atTAAAGAAGGACTACTGGAACTTCGTAATAAGTTGAAAATTGGGGATGTTAATGAATTTGATTCATTTGCTTCAGCAGTTATTGATGATAAAGCGTTTAATCGTATTACTGGATATATTGAACATGCCAAGAAGTCTCAAAATTTGGAAATAATTGGTGGAGGACAGTACGACAacag tAAAGGATATTTTATACAGCCAACTATAGTTGAGACTAAGGATCctttagataaaattatgacTGAAGAAATTTTTGGGCCCCTATTGACTGTTTATGTTTATAAAGATTCAGAAGTTGATAAAACAGTTGATCTCGTTATTAGTTCTACACCTTATGCATTGACTGGAGCTGTATTCGCTCAGGAcaa gaactttttaaaaaaatctcttgaaacattaaaatactCAGCTGGTAATTTTTACCTAAATGATAAGTCTACAGGCTCCGTAGTAGGACAACAACCATTCGGCGGAAGTAGAATGTCAGG TACAAATAGACAAAGACTGGTGGTCCACATTATGTTCTACGATGGACGTCACCTCAATCTGTTAAAGAAACATTTGTTCCGTTGA
- the LOC100165747 gene encoding delta-1-pyrroline-5-carboxylate dehydrogenase, mitochondrial isoform X2 yields the protein MPGSKERKEIEAELKRLSNNVEDVPIIIGNEKFKTKDVRYQVMPHNHSKKIAKFYYASSDLVAKAIKVATEAQTKWDTVPLEEKIRIWLKAADLMATKYRMKLNAATMLGQSKTVIQAEIDASAELIDFIKLNAFFAKELTKYQPISENKNVTLNSLRYRGLDGFVAAVSPFNFTAIGGNLAYTPALMGCSVLWKPSDTALLSNWVIYEIMTEAGVPPGVVNFIPADGPVFGDTITASPHLSGINFTGSVPTFNRLWTQVGKNINSYVNFPRLIGECGGKNYHFVHPTADVTSVVTGTIRSSFEYCGQKCSACSRLYVPQSLWPKIKEGLLELRNKLKIGDVNEFDSFASAVIDDKAFNRITGYIEHAKKSQNLEIIGGGQYDNSKGYFIQPTIVETKDPLDKIMTEEIFGPLLTVYVYKDSEVDKTVDLVISSTPYALTGAVFAQDKNFLKKSLETLKYSAGNFYLNDKSTGSVVGQQPFGGSRMSGTNRQRLVVHIMFYDGRHLNLLKKHLFR from the exons ATGCCTGGCAGCAAAGAACGCAAAGAAATCGAAGCAGAATTAAAACGTTTGTCTAATAATGTGGAAGATGTTCctattattattggtaatgAAAAATTTAAGACAAAAGATGTTAGATATCAAGTTATG CCACACAATCACAGCAAGAAAATCGCAAAATTTTACTATGCATCATCa GATTTAGTAGCAAAGGCAATTAAAGTTGCTACTGAAGCTCAAACAAAATGGGATACTGTGCCTTTGGaagaaaaaataagaatttggcTTAAGGCTGCTGACTTGATGGCGACAAAATATAGAATGAAATTGAATGCAGCTACTATGCTTGGTCAGTCAAAAACAGTTATACAAGCTGAAATTGATGCATCTGCTGAATTAATAGATTTTATCAA gttaaatgcattttttgctaaggaattgacaaaatatcaaccaattagtgaaaataaaaatgtcacatTAAATAGTTTGCGTTATAGAGGCCTTGATGGATTTGTCGCTGCTGTGTCTCCTTTTAATTTTACTGCAATTGGTGGGAATTTAGCGTACACTCCTGCTTTAATG ggATGTTCTGTTTTATGGAAACCTTCAGATACAGCTTTGTTATCAAACTGGGTTATTTACGAAATCATGACTGAAGCAGGAGTTCCACCTGGTGTAGTTAATTTTATCCCAGCAGACGGTCCTGTATTCGGTGATACTATTACTGCATCTCCACATTTATCGGGTATCAACTTTACTGGATCTGTTCC GACTTTTAATCGACTATGGACCcaagttggaaaaaatattaatagctaTGTTAACTTTCCAAGATTGATTGGAGAATGTGGTGGTAAGAATTATCATTTTGTACATCCGACAGCTGATGTGACATCTGTTGTTACCGGCACTATTCGATCTTCATTTGAATATTGTGGTCAGAAGTGTTCCGCTTGTTCCAGACTATACGTTCCTCAATCTTTATGGCCtaaa atTAAAGAAGGACTACTGGAACTTCGTAATAAGTTGAAAATTGGGGATGTTAATGAATTTGATTCATTTGCTTCAGCAGTTATTGATGATAAAGCGTTTAATCGTATTACTGGATATATTGAACATGCCAAGAAGTCTCAAAATTTGGAAATAATTGGTGGAGGACAGTACGACAacag tAAAGGATATTTTATACAGCCAACTATAGTTGAGACTAAGGATCctttagataaaattatgacTGAAGAAATTTTTGGGCCCCTATTGACTGTTTATGTTTATAAAGATTCAGAAGTTGATAAAACAGTTGATCTCGTTATTAGTTCTACACCTTATGCATTGACTGGAGCTGTATTCGCTCAGGAcaa gaactttttaaaaaaatctcttgaaacattaaaatactCAGCTGGTAATTTTTACCTAAATGATAAGTCTACAGGCTCCGTAGTAGGACAACAACCATTCGGCGGAAGTAGAATGTCAGG TACAAATAGACAAAGACTGGTGGTCCACATTATGTTCTACGATGGACGTCACCTCAATCTGTTAAAGAAACATTTGTTCCGTTGA